In Marinibacterium anthonyi, the DNA window GATCCAGATGGCGGCGCCGTTGTCGTCCACGGGAGAGCTGGCGCGGGCGGCGGTGAAGTCGTGGGAGGATGTGGCGGCCCTGGCGTGGGATACGAACCTGGAGTACCGGGCGACGACCGGGGCGGTGGATCACCAGGTGCTGCTGGGCCTGGACCTGCTGTGGAACCAGAGCGACTGGCAGTACGATTTCGGATCGGCGCCGACGCTGGATGTGACCGATCCGACCTATGGGGGGACGTACGGGCCCTTTGTGTCCTACATCGACAGCCTGCAGACGACGAAGCAGGCCGGGGTGTACCTGAGCGACCAGATGTCGTTCGGGCGGTTCCGCGCGGTGCTGGGGGCGCGGCAGGATTGGGTCGAGACGGAAAGCGAGAACCGGCTGAGCGGGGTGACCACGACGCAGAATTCCGATGCCGCGACCTACCGGGCGGCCCTGTTGTACCTGTTCGACAACGGGGTGGCGCCCTATGTCAGCTATTCGACGTCGTTCCAGCCGACGATCGGCGTGGATGCGGCCGGCGATCCCTTTGTTCCGACCGAGGCCGAGCAATGGGAGGTCGGCGTCAAGTACCAGCCGGCGGCGATGGACGCGCTGTTCACGCTTGCCGCCTTCGACATCACGCAGGACAACGTGCTGACCCCCGGGTCCACGGCGGGGTTCTACGTGCAGCAGGGCGAGGTGCGGTCGCGCGGGCTGGAATTCGAGGCGCGCGGCGCCGTGGGTGCGAACTGGGAGGTGATCGGCGCGCTGACGCTGCTGGACACCGAGGTGACGGAATCTTCTGACGCCAGCGTCATCGGCAAGCGTCCGCAGGCGGTGCCGGATCATTTCGGATCGCTCTGGGTGATGTATGACGCGCCCGGGGCGCTGGACGGGCTGGAGCTGGGCGGTGGCGTGCGGTTCGTGGGATCGAGCTTTGGCGACGATGCCAACACGGTGAAGGCCGATGCCTATACGCTGGTGGACCTTGCGATGCGCTATGACCTGGACCGGCTGAGCCCGGCCCTGGCCGGGGTCGAGGCGACGCTGAACGTGCGCAACCTGTTTGACGAAACCTATTATTCCAGCTGCAGCTACGATTACTTCTGCCAGTATGGCGAGGGCCGCACGGTGACGGTCGGGCTGCGCAAGACATGGTGAGCCGGCCCATGGTCAACCGGAGGCAGTTTCTTGCGGGGGCGGCGGCGCTTGTGGCGCCGTCGCTGGCGCGGGCGGATGCGATCCGGGCGGTCGATGTGCTGGGCAACGTGATCGCGCTGGACGGCCCGGCGCGGCGGATCGTGCTGCTGGATGCCACCGATGCGGTGTCGATGGCGGCGCTGGTGCCCGATCCGCTGGACCGGATCGCGGGCTGGGCCAGCCTTGGGCGGCTGGACCTGGGGGACAATCCGCTGAAATCCGCGGCCGTGCCGGAGGTCGGCAAGCTGGCGCCCGACACGCTGTCGGCCGAGGCGATCCTGGGGCTGAAGCCCGACCTGGTGGTGGCCAGCGCCTACATGCTGCCGCCGGGCGTGCCGTCGCCGTTGCTGAGCCTTCTTCAGGCGGCGGGCATCCCGGTGGCCTGGACCAGCGGCCATGACGGCGCGCTGCCGCCCGAACAGTCGCTGGACCGGTCGATGGCCTTCTGGGGCGCGGTGCTGGGGCAGGGCGCGCGGGCGTCGCGGATCACCGATTTCGGCCTGTCCCGCTTTGCCGCCGTGCGCGCCTGTTCCGGGGGCGAAAGGCCGCGCACCTACATGGAAATCATGTCGACCTACGACGATTGCTGCTGGGCTGCAGGCCAGGCGTTCTGGGGTCCCTTGTTCGACATGGCGGGCGGCGCGCTGCTGGCCGGATCGGACGGGTGGGGCGGCAAGCTGTCGGACGAAGGGCTGGTGGCGCTGCAGCCGCAGGTCTACGTGGCCACCGGCGGCAGCTATGCGCCGCAATTGCAGCCCGCGATCGGCCCCGGCCTGGATCCGGCCGAAGGTCGGGCCGGGCTGGCAAGGCTGGCGGCGCGGTCGGCGCTGAAGGGGTCGCCGGCGGTGCGGGCGGGCCGCGTGCACGGCATCTGGTCGGGGCTGATCACCGCGCCGATCCTGGTGCCCGTGCTGGCCGAATGCCTTGGCCGCTGGCTGCATCCCGAAGGCTGCGCCGCGCTGGATCCCGCGGCGACGCTGTCGACGTTGAATTCCTGCCTGTCTCACCCGATCAAAGGCCCGTTGTGGCTGTCGCTAGATGAAGATTGATGTACCAGATCACCAGCCGGATCGATTTCCCCGAAATCGACAGCCATTTCACCCCGCTTCTCGACGCCCTGGCCGCCCATCAGCTGCCGGTTTTCCGTGACGGCCCCCGCGCCGCCCGCGCCGGAGCGGGGCGCGAAATCGACCTGCGCGCCGGCGATGACCGGCTGGACGTGACCATCCGCACCGCCGACGAGGCAACGCTGAACTGGATGCGTTACGCCATCACCGCGCTGATCGATTTCAATGCGCGGGCGGTTTCGCCGGTGGTCGAATGGCACGGCGATACACTGGGCGAGACCCTGCCGCCGCAATTGCAGGTCTTCCGGGTCTGCGGCACCGAGGACATCGCGCCCCGGATGCGCCGGATCTGGTTTTCCGGGGCCGACGTGACGCGCTATGACACGATGGCGCAGATCCACAGCCGGCTGCTGTTCGGGCGTGGCCGGGGGATGCCGGCACAATGGCCCTTCATGACGGACGATGGCCGGATCCGCTGGCCCGAAGGGGCCGATACGCTGGACACGCGGGTCTATACGGTGCGCCACGTGGACGTGGCGGCGGGGCGGCTGGCGGTGGATTTCTTTCTGGGCGCCCATGACGGTCCGGCAACGGCATGGGCGCGCGGGGCGCGGGTGGGCGACGGCGTTGGCTTTATCGGGCCGGCGGCGCATGGGCTGATACCGGCGGGGGTCCACGTCTTTGCCGGGGACGAGACCGGCCTGCCGGGGATCGCGCGCTGTCTTGAACACCTGGGCCCGAAGGCGCGCGGCGTCGCCCTGATCGAGGTCGACGGTCCCGGGGACGTCCAGCCGCTGGCGGTGCCGGAAGGGGTGACGCTGCACTGGCTCTACCGGGCGGGGGCGGCGCCGGGGACCACGCCGATCCTGGCCGAGGCGCTGGCGCGGGTATCCTGGCCGCAGGACCTTGGGGATTGCGCGTTCTGGTGTGGCGCCGAATACGCCGCCTTCCGGGCGATGCGCCGGATGGTGCGGGACCTTGGCCTGCCGCGCGACCGGATCGTGGCCTTCGCCCATTGGCGCCGGGGCATGTCCGAGCCCGACATCGCGGCGGCGGGCAGCGCGTCCATTCGGGATTAGGGCGCGCGCGTTCAGGGGGTGATCTGTCGTAGGGTCACCCCGGCATCTGACCGGATGGACACGCATCGCGAGAGGTGCTAGGTGGCGCGCAGCACCTCTGGTTTGCCCCTATAGCTCAGCTGGTAGAGCAACTGATTTGTAATCAGTAGGTCCGCGGTTCGAGTCCGTGTGGGGGCACCATTTAAATCAAGCGCTTACTGTGATCTTCTGGCGGCGATTGGCAGGCTGTGTACGGGTTGGCTTGGCTCTTGGAGTACTTTGCTCTGGCCGCAGCAGATTTGGCGTCTTGGTTGTTGGTATCAGGCTATGCGAGAACCTTCCGCGCCGCCTTCGAGGACGTGGGTGACAACCTCAGGGACCGGCGTTTTTGCGGCAGAGAGGGAGGTCCGTGCCTCCATCAGCACCTTCAACTCTGCGGTGATGCCCACATCGTCCATCAGCCCGA includes these proteins:
- a CDS encoding ferrichrome/ferrioxamine B periplasmic transporter codes for the protein MVNRRQFLAGAAALVAPSLARADAIRAVDVLGNVIALDGPARRIVLLDATDAVSMAALVPDPLDRIAGWASLGRLDLGDNPLKSAAVPEVGKLAPDTLSAEAILGLKPDLVVASAYMLPPGVPSPLLSLLQAAGIPVAWTSGHDGALPPEQSLDRSMAFWGAVLGQGARASRITDFGLSRFAAVRACSGGERPRTYMEIMSTYDDCCWAAGQAFWGPLFDMAGGALLAGSDGWGGKLSDEGLVALQPQVYVATGGSYAPQLQPAIGPGLDPAEGRAGLARLAARSALKGSPAVRAGRVHGIWSGLITAPILVPVLAECLGRWLHPEGCAALDPAATLSTLNSCLSHPIKGPLWLSLDED
- the fhuA_3 gene encoding Ferric hydroxamate uptake gives rise to the protein MVRTATALTALMSLCASAALADDEVFLGTIEIGQDVAETSNSYALPEMRSATKTDTPVVETPQALTVLTRKQFDDQNPTTVAQALRYTAGVLSEIDASTRYDSVFLRGFGGFGTSSSFVSFLDGLRLPQGQAFAQPAIDPFLLDRVDVLKGPSSLLYGQTSPGGLVNMVTRSPDGTTGGEARLEVGTHDRVQAGAEQHGVLDEDGKLRYSVAGMGRYSGTRYDDVDEARFGIAPSLVWEPSERTRFTFGGYYQNDPEGGYFNSIYPTFLAGGYAQYLGRDLNVGDPDFEYFERQQWGLQAGVEHGFTPNLTLRSKLRYATVNADMAGIQMAAPLSSTGELARAAVKSWEDVAALAWDTNLEYRATTGAVDHQVLLGLDLLWNQSDWQYDFGSAPTLDVTDPTYGGTYGPFVSYIDSLQTTKQAGVYLSDQMSFGRFRAVLGARQDWVETESENRLSGVTTTQNSDAATYRAALLYLFDNGVAPYVSYSTSFQPTIGVDAAGDPFVPTEAEQWEVGVKYQPAAMDALFTLAAFDITQDNVLTPGSTAGFYVQQGEVRSRGLEFEARGAVGANWEVIGALTLLDTEVTESSDASVIGKRPQAVPDHFGSLWVMYDAPGALDGLELGGGVRFVGSSFGDDANTVKADAYTLVDLAMRYDLDRLSPALAGVEATLNVRNLFDETYYSSCSYDYFCQYGEGRTVTVGLRKTW
- the viuB_1 gene encoding Vibriobactin utilization protein ViuB, whose translation is MYQITSRIDFPEIDSHFTPLLDALAAHQLPVFRDGPRAARAGAGREIDLRAGDDRLDVTIRTADEATLNWMRYAITALIDFNARAVSPVVEWHGDTLGETLPPQLQVFRVCGTEDIAPRMRRIWFSGADVTRYDTMAQIHSRLLFGRGRGMPAQWPFMTDDGRIRWPEGADTLDTRVYTVRHVDVAAGRLAVDFFLGAHDGPATAWARGARVGDGVGFIGPAAHGLIPAGVHVFAGDETGLPGIARCLEHLGPKARGVALIEVDGPGDVQPLAVPEGVTLHWLYRAGAAPGTTPILAEALARVSWPQDLGDCAFWCGAEYAAFRAMRRMVRDLGLPRDRIVAFAHWRRGMSEPDIAAAGSASIRD